The following DNA comes from Croceicoccus sp. YJ47.
AAGTTCGAGCTGAACAAGGCGCGCGAGCGGGCGCATATCTTGCTCGGCCTGGTGATCGCGGTGACCAATCTCGACGAGGTGGTGCGCATCATCCGCGGGTCGGCGACCCCTGCCCTTGCGCGCGAAACCCTGCTGAAACGCGAATGGCCGATCGGCGACATCGCGCAATATCTGCGCCTGGTCGAGGCGATCGAGAGCGACGAGCACGAAGGCAAGGATGCGACCTATCGCCTGTCCGAAACGCAGGTGCGCGCCATTCTCGACCTGCGGCTGCACCGGCTTACCGCGCTCGGCCGCGACGAAATCGGCGAGGAGCTGGAGAAGCTCGCCAAGGCGATTGCCGAATATCTCGAAATCCTGTCCGACCGGGCAAAGCTCTATGCCGTCATGCGCGAGGAGCTGACGCAGGTGCGCGACACCTATGCGACGCCGCGCCTGTCCGAAATCGCGCCGGCCTGGGACGGGCTGGAGGACGAGGATCTGATCGAGCGCGACGAAATGGTCGTGACCGTGACCATGGACGGCTATATCAAGCGGACCCCGCTTTCGACCTTCCGCGCGCAGAACCGCGGCGGCAAAGGCCGCGCCGGCATGGCGACGAAGGACGAGGACGCCATTTCCGAAATGTTCGTGACGAGCACGCACAACCCGGTGCTGTTCTTCGCCAGTTCGGGTAAGGTCTATCGCCTCAAGGTCTGGAAACTGCCCGAAGGCGGCCCGGCGACGCGTGGGCGGCCCATCGTCAACCTGCTGCCCTCGCTCGACAAGGACGAAAGCATCGCAACCGTGCTGCCCTTGCCGGAGGACGAGGAAGGCTGGGGCGCGCTGAATGTCGTGTTCGCCACGGCGAAGGGCAACGTCCGCCGCAATTCGATGGATGCCTTCGCCAACATCCCGTCGAACGGCAAGTTCGCGATGCGGTTCGACGACGACAGCGACGACCGCCTGATCGGCGTGGCCTTGCTGGAGAGCGGGGACGACGTGCTGCTCGCCACGCGGCAGGGCAAGGCGATCCGTTTCGACGGAGAGGACGTGCGCGAGTTCCAGAGCCGCACCTCCACCGGCGTGCGCGGCATGCGATTGAAGGACGATGACGAGGTCGTCTCGCTCTCCATCCTCGCCGGCGGGACGGCGACGCCGGAGGAACGCGACGCCTATCTGCGCGTCGCCCCGTGGAAGAACGGCGACGATGCGACCGGCCTGTCCGACGACCACGCCGCCATGGCCGAGGCTGAGGAATTCATCCTCACCCTGTGTCAGAACGGCTATGGCAAGCTGTCTTCCGCCTATGAATACCGGCGCACCGGGCGCGGCGGCCAGGGTATCACGAATATCGACAATATCGCCCGCAACGGGCTCGTCGTGGCGAGCTTCAAGGCGGAAAAGACCGATCAGCTCATGCTCGTCACCGATCAGGCGAAGCTGATCCGCATCGGGCTGGACAGCCTGCGCGTGATCGGACGCAACAGCGCGGGCGTCCGCCTGTTCAACGTCGGCAAGAACGAGCATGTCGTGTCGGTCGCGCTGATCGACGACGACGAATCGCCCGAAAACGCCGCCGAAGAGGCGATTGTGGAGGAAATGGTTGGCCGCGATACGCCCGCGACCACGCCGGACACGACGCAGGACCGCGACGATCCCACCCCGACCGACGTGTAACCGACCCGTCCGCCTCAGCCGCGCTCGCGCCTGAGGCGGACGACAACCCCGGTGCAGATCATCAGCACGCCAATATAGTAGAGCGGCCAGACCAACGCGCCGGCCAGCGCGACGCTGCGCAAAGGACCGTTCGCCGCAATCAGCAGCAGGTCCGACAGCACGAACAGAACCGCGCCCGCCCCGATGCGGTACCGCGAAAACCGGCTTTGCCATGCCATCGCCGCCATCGCGCCGAGAATCAGCGCATAGCCTGCCACCAGCCAGCGCCCCTCACCCCCGAATGCGAGGAGAAACGCATCGAGCGGCACCCCGACGAGCAGCGCAATCCCCACCAGCCTTTGCGACCGGGTGGGATTGGCGCGCCGGTTCCGCGCAAACAGCCAGATCGCGAGCACATGACCGACGGCATGCAAGACGCCGCCCGCCGCCAGCCATAATTCCTGCGCCATGTCGGCCAGCGCATAGAGTGTCATGACCCCGGCGATAAGCGCGCCGTCACGGCCCAGATGGCGTTGAAACGCGTAGACCGCCAATGCGCCGACGGCCGCGCCCTTCCACGCGATCTGGTACAGGCCGGGCATGGCGCCGCCCGCGACGAACCACCAGCTGACGCCGAAAAACAGGCTGAGCAGCAGCCAGGGCCGTCGTTCGATCAAAGCGCGCTTTACCATGAGTTCCCTTAGCAATTCGGTACACCGGCCCTGATTGCATTTGCCAAGCCGCCTGCGCAATCGCTAACCCGCCGGTATGAAACACGATATCCATATTATCGGCGGCGGTCTCGCCGGGAGCGAGGCGGCATGGCAATTGGCACAGCGCGGATTTCGCGTGCGCCTGTCCGAAATGCGCGGCGGGGGCGGCGGCACGACCCCCGCGCATCATTCCGATCTGCTGGCGGAGCTGGTATGCTCCAACTCGTTCCGGTCGGACGACGACACGTCGAACGCGGTCGGCCTGCTCCACTATGAAATGCGGCAACTCAATTCGGTCATCATGGCCGCGGCGGAAAAGGCGCGCGTGCCCGCCGGTTCGGCGCTGGCCGTGGATCGCGACGTGTTTTCCGAACATGTCGAACGCGCGCTCGCCGACCATCCCAACATCGCCATCGTGCGCGAAAAGATCGACCGGCTGCCAACCGAAGGTCCGACCATCGTCGCGACCGGCCCGCTCACCGCGGCGGCGCTCGCCGACAGCATCGGACAGGCGACGGGCCGTGACAGCCTCGCCTTTTTCGACGCGATCGCACCCATCGTCTACCGCGACAGCATCGACATGGACATCTGCTGGATCCAGTCGCGATGGAACAAGGTATCCGGCCCCGAAAGCGAAGGGCAGGAGGGTGATTACATCAATTGCCCGATGACGAGGGAGCAATATCTCGCCTTTCACCAAGGCCTGCTCGACGGGGAAAAGACCGAGTTCAAGGAGTGGGAAAAGGACACCCCCTATTTCGAGGGCTGCATGCCGATCGAGGTGATGGCATCCCGCGGCGTCGACACGTTGCGCTATGGCCCGATGAAGCCCGTCGGCCTCGACAATCCGCGCGATACGACGCCCGAATTTCCGCAGGGGCGATGGCCCTATGCCGTGGTGCAATTGCGGCAGGACAACCGGCTCGGCACGCTGTGGAACATGGTGGGTTTCCAGACAAAGCTGAAATGGGGCGCGCAGAAAGAGCTGTTCCGTACCATTCCGGGTCTTGAGAATGCGGAATTTGCGCGGCTGGGCGGATTGCATCGCAACACGTTCCTCAATTCACCCGAACTGCTCGACCGGCAATTGCGCCTGCGCGGGGCGGAACATGTGCGCTTTGCGGGCCAGATCACGGGGTGCGAAGGCTATGTCGAAAGCAGCGCGGTCGGCTTGATGGCCGGGTTGATGGCGGCGGCGGAGCTTTCGGGAGCG
Coding sequences within:
- a CDS encoding lysoplasmalogenase, with protein sequence MVKRALIERRPWLLLSLFFGVSWWFVAGGAMPGLYQIAWKGAAVGALAVYAFQRHLGRDGALIAGVMTLYALADMAQELWLAAGGVLHAVGHVLAIWLFARNRRANPTRSQRLVGIALLVGVPLDAFLLAFGGEGRWLVAGYALILGAMAAMAWQSRFSRYRIGAGAVLFVLSDLLLIAANGPLRSVALAGALVWPLYYIGVLMICTGVVVRLRRERG
- the gyrA gene encoding DNA gyrase subunit A; this translates as MKSSYLDYAMSVIVSRALPDVRDGLKPVHRRILYSCQEAGYVAGRPYRKSSRIVGDVMGKYHPHGDSAIYDALARMTQDWSMRLPLIDGQGNFGSMDPDPPAAMRYTEARLAKVSESLLSDIDKNTVDFIDNYDGSESEPSVLPARYPNLLVNGAGGIAVGMATNIPPHNLGEVIDGTLAMMDNPAITVDELFEIIPGPDFPTAPLILGQTGARAAYREGRGSVLMRCRHEIETARGDKRSIVLTSIPYQVGKNNLVEKIAEAAKDKRIEGVSDIRDESNREGMRVVVDLKRDATPEVVLNQIWRHTPAQSSFPANMLAISGGRPMTLTLRDFLSLFIRFREEVITRRTKFELNKARERAHILLGLVIAVTNLDEVVRIIRGSATPALARETLLKREWPIGDIAQYLRLVEAIESDEHEGKDATYRLSETQVRAILDLRLHRLTALGRDEIGEELEKLAKAIAEYLEILSDRAKLYAVMREELTQVRDTYATPRLSEIAPAWDGLEDEDLIERDEMVVTVTMDGYIKRTPLSTFRAQNRGGKGRAGMATKDEDAISEMFVTSTHNPVLFFASSGKVYRLKVWKLPEGGPATRGRPIVNLLPSLDKDESIATVLPLPEDEEGWGALNVVFATAKGNVRRNSMDAFANIPSNGKFAMRFDDDSDDRLIGVALLESGDDVLLATRQGKAIRFDGEDVREFQSRTSTGVRGMRLKDDDEVVSLSILAGGTATPEERDAYLRVAPWKNGDDATGLSDDHAAMAEAEEFILTLCQNGYGKLSSAYEYRRTGRGGQGITNIDNIARNGLVVASFKAEKTDQLMLVTDQAKLIRIGLDSLRVIGRNSAGVRLFNVGKNEHVVSVALIDDDESPENAAEEAIVEEMVGRDTPATTPDTTQDRDDPTPTDV
- the trmFO gene encoding methylenetetrahydrofolate--tRNA-(uracil(54)-C(5))-methyltransferase (FADH(2)-oxidizing) TrmFO, which codes for MKHDIHIIGGGLAGSEAAWQLAQRGFRVRLSEMRGGGGGTTPAHHSDLLAELVCSNSFRSDDDTSNAVGLLHYEMRQLNSVIMAAAEKARVPAGSALAVDRDVFSEHVERALADHPNIAIVREKIDRLPTEGPTIVATGPLTAAALADSIGQATGRDSLAFFDAIAPIVYRDSIDMDICWIQSRWNKVSGPESEGQEGDYINCPMTREQYLAFHQGLLDGEKTEFKEWEKDTPYFEGCMPIEVMASRGVDTLRYGPMKPVGLDNPRDTTPEFPQGRWPYAVVQLRQDNRLGTLWNMVGFQTKLKWGAQKELFRTIPGLENAEFARLGGLHRNTFLNSPELLDRQLRLRGAEHVRFAGQITGCEGYVESSAVGLMAGLMAAAELSGAAWTAPPRTTAMGALLSHITGDAEADSYQPMNVNFGLFPPPEDKVKKKERKLFYTARAKQDFPAWQNTLRSPAPA